The Pogoniulus pusillus isolate bPogPus1 chromosome 28, bPogPus1.pri, whole genome shotgun sequence genome has a segment encoding these proteins:
- the FERD3L gene encoding fer3-like protein: MSASLFSAHQYPDLLDELHGRVPQVPFQEQLLGASVLDFVADLSLGSPQAPSRAGTGLGFCEVTSVSPFEDRALSLRAGMARGLPLPAFGDGDPEDEEEEEEERMHSTSLLERRRRKRVITYAQRQAANIRERKRMFNLNEAFDQLRKKVPTFAYEKRLSRIETLRLAIVYISFMTELLDGCSRQKAG, translated from the coding sequence ATgtcagccagcctcttctcagcccACCAGTACCCGGACCTGCTGGATGAACTGCACGGCAGAGTCCCGCAAGTGCCcttccaggagcagctgctgggcgcCTCGGTGCTGGATTTCGTGGCCGACCTCTCCCTGGGCTCTCCCCAGGCTCCATCCCGGGCAGGGACGGGCCTGGGGTTCTGCGAGGTCACCTCCGTGTCCCCCTTTGAGGACAGAGCCCTGTCGCTTAGGGCGGGGATGGCCCgggggctgcccctgcctgccttcGGAGATGGAGATCCTGAAGacgaggaagaagaggaagaggagagaatgCACAGCACTTCCCTCCTAGAGAGACGCCGAAGAAAGCGGGTTATCACCTATGCCCAGCGCCAGGCTGCCAATataagggagaggaagaggatgttCAACCTCAACGAGGCATTTGATCAGCTGAGGAAGAAGGTGCCCACCTTCGCCTACGAGAAGAGACTCTCCCGGATAGAGACATTACGCCTGGCCATAGTGTACATCTCCTTCATGACTGAGCTCCTggatggctgcagcaggcagaaggcGGGTTAG